One Nitrospira sp. SG-bin1 genomic region harbors:
- a CDS encoding anthranilate synthase component 2 (TrpG; with TrpE catalyzes the formation of anthranilate and glutamate from chorismate and glutamine; TrpG provides the glutamine amidotransferase activity) produces MLLIIDNYDSFTYNLVQYLGELGEDIRVFRNDKITLDQIEELHPSRLVVSPGPCTPREAGISVDAIRRFGGKLPILGVCLGHQSMAVAYGGEVVRAPRLMHGKTSQIKHDGKTIFQSLPNPFEATRYHSLIVNRVNLPDCCEISAETAEGEIMGLRHKTLGVEGVQFHPESILTTVGKDLLRNFLKL; encoded by the coding sequence ATGCTACTGATCATCGATAACTACGACTCCTTCACCTACAATCTCGTCCAGTACCTCGGAGAGTTGGGTGAGGACATACGGGTATTTCGAAACGACAAGATCACGCTCGATCAGATCGAGGAATTGCATCCGAGCCGTCTAGTCGTTTCACCGGGACCGTGCACACCTCGGGAAGCCGGGATTTCCGTCGACGCGATCCGTCGGTTTGGAGGGAAACTGCCCATTCTCGGCGTCTGTTTGGGGCATCAGTCGATGGCCGTCGCATACGGAGGAGAGGTGGTTCGCGCGCCCCGCTTGATGCACGGGAAGACGTCTCAGATCAAGCACGACGGCAAGACCATCTTCCAATCGCTGCCCAATCCGTTTGAAGCAACGCGTTATCATTCTCTGATCGTAAATCGGGTCAATCTTCCGGATTGTTGTGAAATCTCCGCTGAAACCGCCGAGGGCGAGATCATGGGGCTTCGCCATAAGACGCTGGGTGTCGAAGGGGTCCAATTCCATCCCGAATCGATTCTGACGACCGTCGGAAAAGATCTTCTCCGAAACTTCTTAAAACTCTAG
- the trpD gene encoding anthranilate phosphoribosyltransferase (Catalyzes the conversion of N-(5-phospho-D-ribosyl)-anthranilate and diphosphate to anthranilate and 5-phospho-alpha-D-ribose 1-diphosphate) — MIKEALAKLADRTDLSTQEAETVMLEIMEGAVTSAQMAAYLMGLRQKGETVAEVVGSVQAMRSQATRIRVGSPIVVDTCGTGGDGADTFNISTTAAFVVAGAGITVAKHGNRSVSSRSGSADVLSMLGVKIDLEPSRVADCIDEVGIGFLFAPLYHGAMKHCAGVRQEMGIRTILNVLGPLANPAGATHQVLGVYEAKWADILGRVLLELGSQHCFVIHGLDGLDEITLSDRTKIAEGKSGVVSSYFIAPEEFEVRRVPRKEFAGGSPEDNARITKDILQGKKGPKRDIVCLNAAPAMVAGQKAKTLQDGFRLAQRTIDSGAAAEKLDRLMAFTTNA, encoded by the coding sequence ATGATCAAAGAGGCGCTTGCCAAATTAGCCGACCGAACCGACCTTTCCACACAGGAAGCCGAGACAGTCATGCTCGAAATCATGGAGGGGGCCGTCACGTCCGCGCAGATGGCCGCCTATCTGATGGGACTCAGGCAAAAGGGCGAGACCGTCGCCGAGGTCGTCGGGTCGGTCCAAGCCATGCGATCCCAGGCGACCCGCATTCGCGTGGGATCGCCGATCGTCGTCGATACCTGCGGAACGGGCGGGGATGGGGCCGATACGTTCAATATCTCCACGACCGCCGCGTTCGTCGTCGCCGGAGCCGGCATTACCGTGGCTAAACATGGAAATCGCTCCGTGTCTTCCAGGTCGGGCAGCGCGGATGTGCTGAGCATGCTCGGTGTGAAGATCGACCTCGAGCCGAGCCGCGTGGCGGATTGTATCGACGAGGTCGGTATCGGGTTTTTATTCGCCCCGCTCTATCACGGCGCGATGAAACACTGTGCCGGGGTCCGACAGGAGATGGGCATCCGCACCATTCTGAATGTGCTTGGTCCCCTGGCCAATCCGGCCGGCGCCACGCATCAAGTGCTGGGCGTGTACGAGGCGAAGTGGGCGGATATTCTCGGGCGTGTGCTCTTGGAGCTCGGGTCGCAACATTGTTTCGTGATTCACGGTTTGGACGGTCTGGATGAGATTACGTTGTCCGACCGGACCAAAATCGCCGAAGGGAAGAGCGGCGTGGTGTCGAGTTATTTCATCGCGCCGGAGGAATTCGAGGTGCGGCGAGTACCGCGAAAGGAGTTCGCCGGCGGCTCGCCGGAGGACAATGCCCGCATCACCAAAGACATCTTGCAGGGCAAGAAGGGGCCGAAACGGGACATCGTGTGCCTGAATGCCGCTCCGGCCATGGTCGCAGGGCAAAAAGCGAAAACCCTTCAGGACGGATTCCGCCTGGCCCAACGGACGATCGACTCCGGTGCTGCGGCGGAAAAGCTCGATCGGCTCATGGCATTTACCACGAACGCGTGA
- a CDS encoding anthranilate synthase, which translates to MRAATYSLTLDEFRSYTKQGNLIPLFREILADHDTPVSAFAKINHGPSAYLLESIQGGEKWARYSFLGSGSPIVLYEDGGDLCVKEGPHRRRIPSRGAPLDRLREILEMYRPVTVPDLPRFVGGAVGYLGYDMVRTFEDLPFRRKEHLDIPDFAFLLTETLLIFDNVSQKIKVVANAHVKSRSEQDIRSAYRDATDRIEAMIARIRRPLRRGQPRRRRSPIRFTANMSKADFEKIVSRAQDYIKAGDIFQCVLSQRWETSLQAPPFQLYRALRLVNPSPYMYYLRIAGVELVGSSPEILVRCEDGLVSVRPIAGTRRRGATIDEDAELERRLLADAKERAEHIMLVDLGRNDVGRVAERGSVHVESLMNVERYSHVMHMVSNVTGKLCPDKTVYDVLQACFPAGTVSGAPKIRAMEIIEELEPTRRGPYAGAVGYISFSGNMDMCINIRTVVVSRRRAFIQAGAGIVADSNPEHEYEETCNKSKAMMQAIELAEQGLE; encoded by the coding sequence ATGCGGGCTGCGACTTATTCACTGACGTTGGATGAATTTCGCTCCTACACGAAACAGGGCAATCTCATTCCTCTCTTCCGCGAAATCTTGGCGGACCATGATACGCCCGTCTCGGCCTTCGCCAAAATCAATCATGGGCCTTCCGCCTATCTGTTAGAGAGCATTCAAGGGGGAGAAAAGTGGGCGAGATACTCCTTTCTCGGGAGCGGCTCTCCCATTGTCCTCTATGAGGATGGCGGCGATCTTTGCGTGAAGGAAGGGCCCCATCGCCGCCGGATCCCCAGTCGAGGCGCGCCGCTGGACCGTTTACGGGAGATCCTGGAGATGTATCGCCCCGTCACGGTGCCGGATCTGCCTCGTTTCGTCGGTGGAGCCGTCGGGTACCTCGGGTACGACATGGTGCGGACATTTGAGGATCTTCCGTTTCGACGGAAAGAGCACCTCGATATTCCGGACTTCGCGTTTCTTTTGACTGAAACACTGCTCATCTTCGACAACGTCTCGCAGAAGATCAAGGTCGTCGCCAACGCTCATGTGAAGTCTCGGTCGGAACAAGATATCCGTTCCGCCTATCGGGACGCGACGGACCGGATCGAAGCGATGATCGCCCGCATCCGCCGACCGCTTCGGCGCGGTCAGCCGAGGCGCCGACGATCGCCGATTCGTTTCACGGCCAATATGAGCAAGGCGGACTTTGAGAAGATCGTGTCCCGTGCCCAAGACTACATCAAAGCCGGCGATATCTTTCAGTGTGTCCTATCACAACGGTGGGAAACGAGCCTGCAGGCCCCTCCGTTTCAACTCTATCGCGCGCTGCGTCTCGTGAATCCGTCGCCCTATATGTATTATCTCCGGATAGCGGGGGTTGAACTGGTCGGCTCGTCTCCTGAAATTCTCGTGCGGTGCGAGGACGGACTCGTCTCGGTCCGTCCGATCGCGGGGACCAGACGGCGAGGCGCGACGATTGATGAGGACGCGGAATTGGAGCGGCGTCTTCTCGCCGACGCCAAGGAACGGGCCGAGCACATTATGCTGGTGGATCTGGGACGCAATGACGTCGGTCGGGTCGCCGAGAGGGGATCGGTCCACGTCGAGTCGTTGATGAATGTGGAACGGTACTCGCACGTCATGCACATGGTCTCGAATGTCACGGGTAAACTGTGCCCGGACAAGACGGTGTACGATGTGTTGCAGGCCTGCTTTCCGGCCGGCACGGTGTCCGGCGCGCCGAAGATCAGAGCGATGGAGATCATCGAGGAACTTGAGCCGACCAGACGCGGACCTTACGCCGGTGCCGTCGGTTACATCAGTTTCTCGGGAAATATGGACATGTGCATCAATATCCGCACGGTCGTCGTCTCGCGCCGGCGGGCCTTCATCCAAGCCGGGGCGGGCATCGTCGCCGACTCGAATCCGGAACATGAGTATGAAGAGACGTGCAATAAATCCAAGGCCATGATGCAGGCGATCGAATTGGCGGAACAGGGGCTGGAATAG